Within the Rosa rugosa chromosome 2, drRosRugo1.1, whole genome shotgun sequence genome, the region GGCGTTTTACAAACGAAAGGACGCAACcttcattaatgacatcgtttcaagCGATCGGCGCGAcgtttagtccccttcaatcagttacatcttAGCGGGCCTGATTTCGGGgcctggggggggggggcaatattTGAGCctaaaagtatttttggcaagatcctttggTGGGTTTAAGCCAGCGGGCCAATACCTGTGGCCCAAAAATGAGCCTACTCTGGTTTGGGGTATAGCTTCGCCCATCCTGTGGTCcgtaaggaaaacgaaaccttatggGGATCgagtagcagagattgaataggaaacttcaattaATAATCCTTCTAaggcaaggagcagtcgaaaccctagatGTATAAATACAGGGTTAAGCGGCAAAGAGAAGGACCTCTCTcgaatcaatcaatcccagcgattacaaagcctccccggagcaaaccttcaaccctgttgaaacccggcgaccgtactctcagtcctagtctctccgaGCCGACTGATAGTGCTACTGCCACAGATattaccagcgaagcaagggtaatgcccttgcaacccagcgaagctaaagatacgctttagcaaacACCGTGCTTTCTcagaacttcccagtgattgctctgctcaacctacaacgttgagtatcgatttggtgaccgaagagatcacaccagaAGTCCTTATcagtaaggcaaaagtcctttccCTAAAGGCTAGATAAGAACcctgtggcgaggttggtgctctcctcgtccacagcgcttgaagaagaagtcaggtcaagggactaccccgacgactgcacccaacggtgctggcacgcctgcgcaatcacccgctcaaaagagacagtttgcacaccaactggttttggagccaaacacaacGAACATAGCCTAGGCAGATGATTGAAAAACTGATAAGGGCTGGCAGAGGAATATAAGGGAGATTTATTGATTCACAattaaaaaaatctaaaaagaaACTCCAAGAGTTATTCCTAGAGTTACCAGTCACGTCCACTAGTGTATTTGGAAGGGATGTGGGAGCTACACTACATTTGATGGTGCTTGTGATAAAGTTAATGGGCGTTCGGGCTTAGGAGGAGTGATCACTGATGAATACCcttaccttcttcttcttaaatCAGCTGCTACTGAAGCATTGGCATTGTGGCTTGTACTGCATTATTGTAAGCAATTGGGTGTGCACAGAGTACGACCGCAGGTGATGCTCTAAATGTCTTGAATGCACTTGCACCATCTGATTTTAGTGTTATCGTGGGTGTTGCTAGTATTCGGTTGTTACCGGAGTTTGAGCAAGTATTGTATGAAAGTGCTGCAAGCCTGCAAGCTGTGTTTTGTAAGGATTAAGGAAGTTCGGTTTTGATATTTTCATAACATAGTATTTCCAACAGAGTATCTTGTTAACAGAGTATCTCCAACAGAGTATCCAGTTAATACGAGCACATCAACTTTCTTACAAAACATAGCTTTCAGGCTTGCAGCATACCTAACGCTTCTCTCATGAGCAATCTGATTGTAACAACACCCACAATAACACAAATTTCAGATGGCGCAAGTGCACTCAAGACAACCAAATATGTTTGTATAGCATAGCAATTCTTGTACTTAATTAACTCTTCAATTAGGTGATAATTCAAATCCTAGCTTTCATTTATTAATTCactagtttagtttttttttttttttttgaaaagtcactagtttagtttagagtaatttaatTTGCATTTGAGCATCTACTTGTTTTCAATTTAAAACTatattcaaaaatcaaaatcaaatcaccaCTCTATCTTGTACAGATTCATCAtccttttaattttttatttttttggttaacATCctttagagaaattttaaatacacacccctaataacttaatacacatccctattattttatatttcaaattagattttgtagatAGGTTAAATGACAAAAACAGACATTTATGcattttagaagaaaaaaaatagtcatattttccttatattattctatttaaatatttatgtataaatagttagataaacacaaaaaatttctatacatggcctcccaatttaatacaagaataaagttagaaactatctaatttaatttttagaaaccataatatttagaatttcaaaatcaatggcattaaatatttttaaaacatatcactttactcccattttttagttatttcctttttagggaaatgatggaaaatgtcatATTAGattgtgaaatgataaaaaaatcacctagtttcccacttgataaaatgGTCCATTACGAATTGTTAATAacattaatttagtccttaggAATAATGAGGTAATGTTAAGAAAGGTTAGTTTCCATTTTTTTGATTCCGATTCTACCCTTAAAAGCCTGATACACATTTATAACTTTATATTGAAGAATCTCATAGCCCAAATCTTCTTCGTTTTGATTAGAAATCCCAAATAGAGCTCCGATTAGAAATCCAAAAGATAGAAGACGATTATCTTATCAAAACCTAAAACCTTGATTCGATTTTGATcggagctttttttttttttatcccaactctctctgtctctgtctctgtctctctctctctctctccaatggcgtgcttcttcttcttctctgtttctctgCCCTCGCTTCGCATCCATAGCAGGACGACGTTGTTTGGATTTGAAATCGATTTCGAGCTTGGAAAATGTTGAAAATGGAGCACGCGGTCGTTCCCCTGAGGAGGTGCTGGAGCACGTGTTCTCGTTCCTGCAGTCGGACGGCGACCGAAACTCGACCTCACTTGTGTGCAAGTCGTGGTAGATGATCGAGCGGCGAGCTGAAAATTCAGTGCTTTGGTTTTTGCATTATCGGTAATCTGTGAGTGCTTCTTATCCTTTCTTCAATCGCATCGAAAATTTTCGTTTTCGTTTTTACTATTCTCACTGTTCCTTTGTGCTTTGTATGATTATTGGTAACTTCTATGTGAAATTGTGAAAGAGGAAAATGAAGCAACATGTTTGATCTGGAAGAATTTGTCTAGATGATTTAGCGTGATGcgattttctttggtttgagtaggattttctttggtttgagTAGTTTTGAATCATGAACACTTCGATGAAGCAATCCAATGAAGAATATGGCCGGAGGTTGCAGGAATTTCAGGCCGAATTAATTAGGCATAGATTTTTGTGCAGATAAGGTGTTTGATGAGATGCTTGTGAGAAATAGTAGTGACCGTGATTGTAGATTGAATCTGTTTTTCGGTTTCtgattgtgtttgttttggtttggtgAAGGTTAGTTACCTTCAGAATGATAATACTATGCTAGAGAACAAGCAAAAAGAGGTGAAGGGATACATAGCTTACTTCAGTCTATGGAAACTTTCGTGAATGCTTATGaggtttgtgtttttgtttgcgTGCCGATTATTAATGCATGTCAGTTTATGTATGTAGTTCAGGAACTAAATGTGAAGTGTTTGTAAACCCTAGGCTATTGTAGACATAATGTGGGAGCCATATATTTTTGGAAGGAATAAAGTTCAAACAAATGCTCAATGGCCATGAATGTGGGAGCCAATCACAAAGCTGTGCATCTTGAAGATAGCAAAAAGATAACCAGGTTTGGATATGATATTATACGTTGAGATCTCTCTTTTGCATTCCTAACAAACCCAGTCTTTCACATTTATTTGTAATGCTTCTAACTGATGCACTATTTTAAAAGAGGGACTGACCTGGAGAGTATGACCATAGTTCAACGTGATGCTTTACTGGTTTTCCGAACCCTGTGGTTTGTGTTTTTGTACACTGTCTTCTAATTGTTGAGTCATTTAAGCAACTTGAAGCCTCCTATATGAATTTCGAAACTTGGTCTGCAGATGGGCATAAAGGAAGATAACAATGAAGTCGCTTTGAAGACGAGAATTTTATCTCTTCAGCTTCTGCAGGTTATATTAAAGATTATTGTGATTTTAAGTGCATGCTTTTATGGATAGATGCTTACATACAAAGTAGCTGATACTGTTAAATAACTTGAAAGTTTTATTTAAAAGTAATTTCTTGAACTTATTAAGTATGAGCTTCCTCTTTCTAAGACTATGGATGGAGAAAGGAAGATTTGTATAATCCATGAAGATGACTTCCTATTCAGTGACTTATCTAAGGAGCTTTCCTTTTACTTATTTTCAGTGTTTTTTGAataatatgatttattatttggtCTTTCAGGGTTTGTTGGAAGGAGTTGGTCATCCATTTACTAGGAACTTCCAGTTTATTGCTTCAATGAAAGCATACCTATCATATGCTTTGTTGCTAGCTTCAGTTTCGTCGTCCCCTATCATATTACAGGTTTACATATATTCTTCATCGGATTTAGGTAGAGTATTCTATGAGATTTTTGCTTTTGATCATTAGTTTCCTTCCTGCAGTGTGCAACTGGAATTTTTTTATAGTGCTTTTGTTGCGGTTTAGAGAAAGTCTCAAGGTGCGTATATGATCTTCACAAATAGTTACAGAAATGACCTTGATATATTATGTTCTTTACTCCAACAATTTTTATTCAGGGTGAAATATGCATCTTCTTTCCTTAATTTGATAGTTCTCCGGTCCCTGGATGGCGTGGATTTACCCATGAACCAAAAAATGAGTGTTCTTAGGTATTGCCTTTTTTTGTTATCACATTGCTAGTATCTTGAGCATGTTTCTCTCAGTTTTCACATGGCTAATGTGATcactatgattttgaatttctttttctgGTCGTCTAATGAGTTGCGGGTTTGCAGGATGGTTGAAAAGGTTTGCAAGGATCTTCAGATGCTTGTTGACATATTTGTGAACTATGACTGTGATCTTGAGGCACCGAACTTGTTTGAGCAGATGGTATAATTTACCTACTGTTTCCCAATGATGTTCTTTATACTTTCTAAATATGGTATTCTTGTACATCTAATACTGCAAGGTATTCTAACTCTTAATTGGGTTACAACTCTATCCAGAATATCTCAAGGGATGCAAAATGCAGATCCAATATGGCTGCTGCGTCCCAGACTACTTCAATAAAGGGTTCATCTCTTCAGGTAAGTTTAACGATTTACTCCTTTCTCAGTTTTGGCTAGTTCATCATATGCTTTCTTGCTGCTATATATTCATTGATGGTAGCACAGGTTGCTGGATGACCTCTTTTTCCTTGACCTTGCCAGTGTCTTGGGAAAAGTGATGTGGAGAATCAGATAGAATAAAAACACTCAGTCTTTGGAAGGAGATGCCTCAGCTAAAGAGTATGTTGATGTGAAAAGCAGGCAAGATGTTATTTGAGAAGGCAAAAGCTCATAGTCTACAATGGAAGCTGCCATATCTGAGGTGGAATAATGTGATGCTGTATTACTAATACTTTTGTATCGTCTCAAGTGCATTTTTATAAATGGAATAAAGAGAGAAAACACCATAATTTTGTTGGTGGTTATATACTTTTTTGTTTGACGTATAATGAATGTAATGCAGCTGTTAGAACATATGCCTTACAGTATTTGTCCAACTTTAGGTGAGAAATTCTTATAAGAGGTTCATAGTCTGATGGTTAGACAATACAACAAGGTTCTTAGAAGATCATCAGtgactttgacagttacatgatcagtgacaaGTTCACgactgtgacatggccagtgataTAGCccgtgacttgaggttaacagtgacttaaCTAACTAGGGACCTAGCTTGACTAATAACTTCACTGGCCAGTGAATTGGTCGATGACatgtgtataacagtgacatggtcagtgacgtaCAATGTGACATAATTAATGTGACATGGATATAACAGTGACTTGGTAAGTGACAGTGATTTTGAGAGTTAcatgacatggccagtgacatgaccatgtcacattacatatcactaactaagtaattgaccatgtcactgatcaagtaactgtcactacccaggtcacaagttaatagccaagtcactgttaatcacatatcactaactaagtaactgaccctgtcacatcacatgtcactaacaatgtcactaaccaagtaactgtcagtagccaagtcacaagttaatagccaagtcactgttaatcacatgtcactaaccaagtaactgaccatgtcactaactaagtaactgaccatgtcactaaccaagtaactgtcagtagccaagtcacaagttaatagtcaagtcactgttaatcacatgtcactaaccaagtaactgaccatgtcactaactaagtaactgaccatgtcactaaccaagtaactgtcagtagccaagtcacaagttaatagccaagtcactgttaatcacatgtcactaaccaagtaactgtcagtagccaagtcacaagttaatagccatgtcactgttaatcacatgtcactaaccaagtaaccgtcagtagccaagtcacaagttaatagccaagtcactgttaatcacatgtcactaacaaagtaactgaccatgtcactaactaagtaactgaccatgtcactaaccaagtaactgtcagtagccaagtcacaagttaatagccatgtcactgttaatcacatgtcactaaccaagtaactgaccatgtcacatgTCACTTTTCATGTCAATGACCATGTCACCAATGACCCAAGTAGttagtgaggtcactggccaaatcactgttaacctcaagtcacttttttttttttcaaccacaTAACATGAACACAAAGACATGATATTGGTTTATGCTTAAGAAAGACTATAACATGTTTACAGCTTTAGTATAGCTAAAGTAGCAAATACAGAACACAAAATCAGAAGACAAAGTCTTGCCAAAACGTTCTCCTATAACAACATTCATtggaaacaaagaaaactatCCTCCCCCGGAATCTCCAAGGCAAACCGAACTCCTTGGCCTTCATTATCTTAAGCCTGTAAAGAAACCATGGAGGTTCTCAGAAACACAGTATTAAAAGAATCATGCAAAAACAGCAAATACTGATTGTATCAAGGAGAAATAACTTATTTTTTATGTCTACCATAGAATAGTTGCAAATGTTGCAGACATttcgaagaaaaagaaaggaaattgTTTTAGCATAAACTAACACCATGAGCTAAAATTACTGTAAAAGATTGATTTTATTGAACTTGCCTTGCTACCAATGTTGTTGGAAAGCCAATCCAATCCCTCGTACAGTCCCTCGCCCAAGGTTGCACATGTGCTCTGAATGTACCTGAGAGATAACATgacaacaccaacaatagttcaggCCACAATGTACACCAAACGATAAGCATACCCTTGAAGCAACATAAGGATAAAGCTTCACTGAAAACTCTTGATCAGCAACAGAATCAACATTAGTGAAACTCTTGAATTTATTAACTTTAGTCATCAACAACCTAAAATGAAAATAAGGAAGTGAAGGCGAAAAGAAAGTCATAGGAATTGGGAGGTCTACGAACCTAtaaattgttgttgttgatgcTGTGGGGGCAATGTTTGCTGTTGTGGCCCAGAGTTATGGGGTAGCACGGATGGTAAGCCAGTAGAACTTTGAATTCCAGCAGGTGGAATGTTATTCTGAATGTTCTCTGATAGGAGTTGTATACCAGAAGACCCTACTCAATACACAAGTATAAAACTTACAAACACATAATAGAAAAAGGtataaaaacaaatatatatatatatatatatatatatatatatatatatatatatatatatatataaggaaaaCAATAAGATGCATGGGATTGCATGAATTACTAGCATATGTTTCATAGGTATTACCAGCATAGTTGGATTGTAAAGAATTTGCCATTGTGTTCTGAGACTTGGTGTCCATAGTGAGCATCTTTAGAGAAATTTTCCGTAGATAATCTAACTAGAAACTGAGAGATCAAAACAAAAGTTAGATCACATTGCTACCTGCACAGTGCACACCAACAAACAATACATATCTAAGTCACTGCATACAGAATATGTACCTGACTTGTGGCAGCCACATAAATCTTTTCCTCAAACCTAACAACAATTTCTTGAGTTCATCTTCACTGGAGTAAGGAATATGCCTCTTCAATGTATCCATTCTTCACATACAACAAATTCAAAAGCCATTATTAACATACAACAAAAGCGAATTCAAGATGAAGCCACCAATGAACTCGAAATTTCAGCATACTAACATCTTAATGACAATTCTTTGCCGCGAATCCACCTGCAATTGGCACCTCCAATCTCCTGCATCCATTGCAGGCTCTCCACCTTGAGGAGGACTCCCATTCTTGTTATCCATCAACCTAACCAACCCAAAAAATGTcaaagaaaacaatagaataTCGAATACCAACTTCAAAGAAACCCTGCCAAAAGAGCTAAAATATTCTACACAAGTTGCTAAGTTTGGTTGATAAAAGTGATTATTCAttcagaaaatatatatatttaagctAGAATCCATTCCATGAATTCAATTATCCAAACAAAAAGCCTGCAATTCACATGGAATCGAAAACCCAACAAAGTTCAAGAACAATCAGagcaacaaaattcaaaagttGCTAACTTTGATAGATGAAAATGACTCTTATTTATACAGTTCCTAAATTCAACTCTGCAAAAACAACGCTGGGAAACAACATAGAATCGAAAACTCCACAAAGTTTGGGGATGATCGGAGCAAGAAAATTAACGATGATGACGGAAATGTTTACAGAAAACCAAAATTATTCAGAAGCTTACAAACAGTGACGAGAAGACCATCAGCAAAGAGATTGAAAATAACAATACTGTTTTCTTGGAGGGATTTGAAGATAGAAAATGGTTGAGATAGTGATCAGCAAGCTTTCTgattaaaagagagagaaaatttgagctcaaAAATGAAAAGCTCAAAAACGAAACCAAACCTGAGGAACTCCCGAAGCAACTCCCGGAAATACGCGCCGCCGCTACCAAATCTTTCCAAATCCACAGAGCCGATTCAAAGCTCCCGCTCCGGCGAAGAACTCATAAACGACGTCGTAGGGGACCGGACGTACTGGACGccatgggagagagagagattttggtaAGGGTCGAGTCCGAATGGATTCAGACGGGCCTGGGTAACGACAAGggaaaagagatagagagagagagagagagagagagagagagagagagagagagagagagagagagagagagagagagagagagagagagagagagagagagagctgctagTGGCATTTTTGGTAATTAAACTTAACTTTAGTGGTAGGTTGTTAATagatgaccttaattatcatggggacATTTGTGGTGATTGAATTATTATAAGATACTTTAAAATGACCTTTTTTATCATTGTCccttccttttttgttctaagagttatgattaatcaatttattttctaatataaaacatcaaaaAACTTTGTAACTGTTAATTTGTTTGAtccctctaatgacaactttttAGTTCCACTATTGTGGAGAAAGtgagaaactactgatatagttttggttgaatgttcaactcataattttatacttgattaacatggtAATTGGTGGATGTgagctcaaataacacaaaacctatttatatgcatctatttaaagggaacaataataaatctttatggatttctcaataacaaATACAAGTAATTAATATTGTCATTTACAAAACGTCAATATAATAGAATATACTAATAGTATTAAATAGGAATCCTAATATAGTaaaaaagtaggatatttcatgattttttagattaaggatattttaggtactttgggttgtgtatttagtaaaatattagaatgagaaattaaatgagtggtgtattaagtatagagtgtgtattaagtaattaggggtgtatatttaaaacttctctttcATAACAGAGTATCCCCGACaataatatttatttttattggttaaattagctaaaattgaaatatagttaagtgttgtagagaaactgaaattgggaggaatttgctgtgtatactcattgataataggggcctctttatatagaggattacaatgcatagaatctcaatcatacaaggaaagtaattctacattgattaggattctagatcctcctaattaaatcctattaccactaggtcaagtaacctagagtttgggccagacacataatcgggatttccatgaacactcccccttgtgtcgcccaaacgcggtgcttctctcgttgcctcgttaaaaaccttgccgagtaacaaaaacccagtgggacaaaaataacctcggtcgaaggggaaaaagagcacaacacacccttcacgttttgaGGTGatcatgtagacatctccccctgatgtctgcgcctccccctgatgactacgatcatgggagttcagataatttccgcaagtcaattcttgccacatgtttctcgaacgtggatttgggcaatgacttagtgagcaagtctgccacactgtcctcagattgaacctagttcactttgatcttgaggagagtctgttgttgctgattatccttggtgttgtcgcttttgatgtagccttgcttcgtttgttcaaaacaagcagcattatcctaaatgctcgtaggctcatctgtggtagacttcaaaccacaattgttcaaacatgcgtaattatggatccaatccatatacattcacgaactacttcgtgaacagcagtgatctctgcattgttcgaagatatagcgactacgGTCTATTCTGtaaacctccaagatatcacggtcttttcccatggtgaacacttaaccattttgggaatgacctttgtgtgggtcagagagatacctaatatcagcaaaaccttccaaaacacatgtcgttttgggatggggatagtggacacaggccagtgttggcggcgttccaggTGTGTGATgagtccgaatccatcatctctctgtagggatagaacaagcccatatcaatcgtacatctcaagtaccgaaaaatatcttttacaccaatccaatggcgtcgcgttggcgcagagctatactttagctaacaagttcatggcaaatgagatgtccggtcttgtgcattgagctaggtacaataatgcgcctattgtacttaactagggcatttctgcccctagcgcatcttcgtcatcatccttcaaacgaagaggatcattttcaggatcaagactacggacgatcatgggggtgcttgaaggtttgaccttgtcaaaatgcctaagcatctatcaacacgatgctcaagttccaaaccgagacataatcgtgttctcccataatcattcatctcaaaatcggatttgaagtgagtgttcagcggtttcccttaactctttaagggcttccaatgaagatcatgtccaacatgaaccgcgatggaatccgaaacttgttatggaaacgcgtgggcatatcccttcccaatcaagtagtcatcttagtgagcgtttcaacctctttgtaaacgcgctccgtggtctagagccacttgatttgggtaaatgaagttcaccatgaaccttcatgtatattccgtatctagatacccatagagatacatagtgaccacatttgtaagctgcatgatcagttatttggaaactaccaaactaacagggtagtggagtgcaatgacatccattacgagagaatatgtctcatcgtagtcgattccagggcattttgtgagaagccttgcgccataagacgagattaccatctctttttctcactacgctttctaacgaagacccattagtcaacaggttttatgttaggaggtgttggcatctctatctcgaaaaccttcctcttcgttagagaatccaacttaacctggatcacatctttccatttaggccaaatctctctacgttggtattcattcatcaacggagtgtggttcgatatcatgtgactcaacaaactcatgcacaacgaaatgcgcaactacatcatcaattatgatggagtttctatcccacgtctcatgtacactagtgtaagtttcatagagctctatattctcaggaataggttctgacgttgaggcgtcccccaacgataaccataacccggaagatactcatgagacggattttgagtcttgatgatcaaaggattggaatgtgccaaagtatcattcgaacccacgggcctctcCACGCAtcttagctggggccatggcctgtaatgccatagtgccactctctttggcattggcgtCATGCCCACCTCCATGtggggtggcgctacgtcctctcgtagagACGTGCTTCCTTGT harbors:
- the LOC133734149 gene encoding brefeldin A-inhibited guanine nucleotide-exchange protein 5-like, translating into MNQKMSVLRMVEKVCKDLQMLVDIFVNYDCDLEAPNLFEQMNISRDAKCRSNMAAASQTTSIKGSSLQCLGKSDVENQIE